A DNA window from Catenulispora sp. GP43 contains the following coding sequences:
- a CDS encoding acyl-CoA dehydrogenase family protein, whose protein sequence is MLTLDGRLNELRRSAAELAPELRAQALALDADPAQISHLLDLPAYDLLRKTLTPRHLRSGTPRSGLLDFDHSCLAVVVSLLELARGDAGLVLACPGPALAGMVIDQLADEAQQVRFYDAMADGRTWSFFAMTEPAHGNDATGMQTALVKDPNFGYRLNGVKRYIGNGARARFGVVFARTGPGPLAIRAALIELDNKGTTQGTRGTGGFSARPLDMVGLRGARVAELVFDGLPVSEEALLGRHLSGSRRGIWGAMRTFNRMRSVVAALAVGTGLAIHELVVGERPAAPGAVEVAMRLESCRQLVYAAAATADRDPDNAQASSAAKMLAQSVAVRTSRWAASALGPAAALEYPLLEKWMRDVRAFEFMEGTTNIQRAHVARAYLRKDRER, encoded by the coding sequence ATGCTGACCCTCGACGGCCGTCTCAACGAACTGCGCCGCTCCGCCGCCGAGCTCGCACCAGAACTGCGTGCGCAAGCTCTGGCCCTCGACGCCGATCCGGCGCAGATCTCGCACCTACTAGACCTGCCCGCGTACGATCTGCTGCGCAAGACATTGACGCCTCGACACCTTCGCAGTGGGACACCCCGCTCCGGGCTCCTCGACTTCGACCACTCCTGTCTCGCCGTGGTCGTCTCTCTCCTCGAACTCGCGCGCGGCGACGCCGGCCTCGTTCTGGCGTGCCCGGGGCCCGCCCTCGCCGGAATGGTCATCGACCAGCTCGCGGACGAGGCCCAACAGGTGCGTTTCTACGATGCCATGGCGGACGGCCGCACCTGGTCGTTCTTCGCCATGACCGAACCCGCGCACGGCAACGACGCGACCGGGATGCAGACCGCCCTCGTCAAGGATCCCAACTTCGGCTACCGCCTGAACGGCGTCAAACGTTATATCGGAAATGGCGCCCGCGCCCGGTTCGGCGTCGTCTTCGCCCGAACCGGTCCAGGTCCACTCGCCATCCGCGCCGCGCTCATCGAGCTTGACAACAAGGGAACGACGCAGGGCACCCGCGGAACTGGTGGGTTCTCAGCCCGACCGTTGGACATGGTCGGGCTACGCGGGGCGCGCGTGGCCGAACTCGTCTTCGACGGGCTACCGGTATCCGAGGAAGCACTGCTGGGCCGTCACTTGTCCGGCTCCCGCCGCGGGATATGGGGCGCAATGCGGACGTTCAACCGGATGCGTTCCGTGGTCGCCGCCCTCGCGGTCGGCACAGGCCTTGCCATCCACGAACTCGTGGTCGGTGAGCGGCCCGCGGCCCCCGGCGCGGTCGAGGTCGCTATGCGCCTTGAGTCCTGTAGACAACTCGTGTACGCGGCCGCAGCCACGGCAGACCGCGATCCTGACAACGCACAGGCCTCGTCGGCGGCCAAGATGCTCGCGCAGTCCGTTGCCGTACGCACCTCGCGCTGGGCGGCCTCGGCCCTTGGCCCAGCGGCAGCCCTCGAATACCCGCTGCTGGAGAAATGGATGCGCGACGTCAGAGCGTTCGAGTTCATGGAAGGCACCACGAATATTCAACGCGCGCATGTCGCCAGGGCCTACCTACGCAAGGACCGGGAGCGGTAG
- a CDS encoding ClpX C4-type zinc finger protein, with protein MKLDGQVHCSFCGKAAAEVRKVISGPGIYICDECVALCTQILGQDDGVSRPVLPDWTRVPTEELLTRLPRIARVQDQVDEGLRGLVDELRGREVSWAVIGGALGLSRQSVWERFAARAGRENGEAR; from the coding sequence ATGAAGTTGGACGGCCAGGTCCACTGCTCGTTCTGCGGCAAGGCCGCCGCCGAGGTCCGGAAGGTCATCTCGGGTCCCGGGATCTACATCTGCGACGAGTGCGTGGCGCTGTGCACGCAGATCCTCGGCCAGGACGACGGCGTCTCCCGGCCGGTGCTGCCGGACTGGACCCGGGTGCCGACCGAGGAGCTGCTGACCCGCCTGCCGCGCATAGCCCGGGTCCAGGACCAGGTCGACGAGGGGCTGCGGGGGCTGGTCGACGAGCTGCGCGGCCGCGAGGTGTCGTGGGCGGTGATCGGCGGCGCGCTGGGGCTGTCGCGGCAGTCGGTGTGGGAGCGGTTCGCCGCGCGCGCCGGCCGGGAGAACGGGGAGGCCCGGTGA
- a CDS encoding MFS transporter gives MTAEGLSTSAPEAPATRRPALWRHRDFRLVWTGQTLSELGTGVSQLAYPLLVLAMTGSPVYAGAVSAARALPYVFFGLVAGALVDRWNRKRVMILCDTLRAVNMAAIPIAAGLGVLTVGQVIVAAFVGGSLYVFFSAAEEARLPNIGSGSPREFRPRAPTDPYVNLSVYTVLVALVLAPVGTAQVQ, from the coding sequence GTGACCGCCGAAGGACTGAGCACGAGCGCCCCGGAAGCGCCCGCCACCAGGCGCCCCGCGCTGTGGCGGCATCGCGACTTCCGTCTGGTGTGGACCGGCCAGACCCTGTCCGAGCTGGGCACCGGGGTGTCGCAGCTGGCGTATCCGCTGCTGGTGCTGGCGATGACCGGCTCCCCGGTCTACGCCGGTGCCGTGTCCGCCGCGCGCGCCCTGCCCTACGTGTTCTTCGGCCTGGTCGCCGGAGCGCTAGTGGACCGCTGGAACCGCAAGCGGGTGATGATCCTGTGCGACACGCTGCGGGCCGTGAACATGGCGGCGATCCCGATCGCGGCGGGTCTGGGCGTGCTGACGGTCGGCCAGGTCATCGTGGCGGCCTTCGTCGGCGGCAGTCTGTACGTGTTCTTCAGCGCCGCCGAGGAGGCGCGCCTGCCGAACATCGGGTCGGGTAGCCCGAGGGAGTTTCGCCCTCGGGCTCCCACAGATCCGTACGTAAACCTCTCGGTTTATACGGTTCTTGTCGCTCTGGTCCTCGCGCCAGTGGGGACGGCCCAGGTCCAGTGA